A region from the Lycium barbarum isolate Lr01 chromosome 8, ASM1917538v2, whole genome shotgun sequence genome encodes:
- the LOC132604975 gene encoding LRR receptor-like serine/threonine-protein kinase EFR: MDRSCNLLFGLAVFILLHHNTSLASVPNISTDEVALLALKSHISSPHNILQSNWSSSSPICSWIGITCGSRHNRVTALNISSMQLHGTIPPHLGNLSFLISLDISNNTFHGDFPEELAHLQRLKLINVTSNNFTGSIPSFLSFLPNLQYMYLSMNQFWGEIPSSLSNLTKLEVLRMNRNFLKREIHREIGYLRYLTILDLQCNQLTGSIPTSIFNITTMRIIALSHNNLTGKLPTSICDHLPNLEGLYLGGNSLDGVIPPNLEKCKKLQVLALCKNEFIGTVPRELANLTALTLLNFAALHLEGEIPVELGNLKKLQVLSLAENEFTGSVPASIFNMSTLKILDLGTNKLSGTPLLDLGRGMPVLEELSCGGNHLSGFISTSISNSSRLRMLDLSSNSFTGPIPESLGNLEYLEILNLEGNNLFSDSTLSFLTSLTNCRKLRVLLVVDNPLDGVLSASIGNFSNSLNLFKGGGCKLKGVIPREIGNLTGVIHMSLFNNEFTGHIPNTLQGMLNLQEFYLQRNKIEGTIPDVICSLKNLGAIDLSGNQFSGSVPPCLGEVTSLRYLNLDNNMLNSSLPASLGSLQDLLVFNVSSNLLSGKIPLEIGNLKAAAVIDLSKNEFSGKIPTTLGGLDKLINLSLAHNRLDGPIPNSFGKMLALEFLDLCYNNLSGEIPKSLEALVYLKYLNFSFNKLSGEIPTGGYFANTTGQSFLSNDALCGDSRFNVKPCAIQSSKRKKTFFFLYIILIVGLPFLVLALAYVFLRLLRTKKNIGQADVSLVKGHERVSYYELEHATEGFNESNLLGNGSFSMVYKGIFKDGTLFAAKVFNIQWEGAFKSFDTECEILRSLRHRNLIKVITSCSNLDFKALVLEYMPNGTLDNWLYSHNLFLDLLQRLDIMIDVASAMDYLHNGYSAPVVHCDLKPTNVLLDQEMVGHVSDFGIAKLLGAGEAFVQTRTVATIGYIAPEYGQDGIVSTSSDVYSFGILIMETFTRMRPSDEIFTGELSIQRWVSDSFPSGIHKVLDSILVSPRDDQIEVKMQCMLSIMELALSCTLVRPDARISMEDALSKLKKIRLHIVSSRY; encoded by the exons ATGGACAGAAGTTGCAATCTTCTCTTTGGTCTAGCAGTTTTCATTCTGCTTCATCACAATACTTCACTTGCTAGTGTTCCTAATATTAGCACTGATGAAGTTGCTCTTCTTGCACTGAAATCACACATTTCTTCTCCTCATAACATCTTACAAAGCAACTGGTCCTCTTCCAGCCCAATATGCAGCTGGATCGGAATCACTTGCGGCTCCCGCCACAATCGAGTCACTGCTTTAAACATTTCTAGCATGCAACTTCATGGTACCATTCCTCCACACCTTGGAAACCTCTCATTTCTCATCTCCCTCGACATCAGTAACAACACTTTCCATGGAGATTTCCCAGAAGAGTTGGCTCATTTGCAGAGGTTGAAATTGATTAATGTCACAAGCAATAACTTCACTGGTTCCATTCCATCATTTTTAAGTTTCTTACCTAACCTTCAATACATGTACCTTTCGATGAATCAATTTTGGGGGGAAATTCCATCTTCCCTTTCCAATCTAACAAAGCTAGAAGTGTTGAGAATGAATAGAAATTTTCTCAAAAGAGAGATCCATCGGGAAATCGGTTATCTTCGTTACTTGACTATCCTAGACTTGCAATGTAATCAGCTTACTGGCTCTATACCAACATCAATCTTCAACATTACAACGATGCGAATCATTGCTCTTTCCCATAACAATCTTACTGGTAAGCTTCCCACATCTATATGTGACCATCTTCCAAACTTGGAAGGGCTTTACCTCGGAGGCAACTCCCTAGATGGAGTGATTCCACCAAACCTGGAGAAATGCAAAAAGCTTCAAGTTTTGGCATTGTGTAAAAATGAGTTTATTGGAACTGTACCAAGAGAGCTAGCCAACTTAACAGCTCTTACACTATTAAATTTTGCAGCTCTGCATTTGGAAG GAGAGATACCAGTGGAGCTAGGTAATCTAAAGAAACTACAAGTGCTGTCTTTAGCCGAGAATGAGTTTACTGGTTCTGTCCCTGCAAGCATTTTCAACATGTCAACACTGAAGATCCTAGATCTTGGGACAAACAAGCTTTCAGGTACTCCTCTTTTAGATTTAGGCCGTGGAATGCCCGTCCTAGAAGAACTTTCTTGTGGGGGAAACCACCTGAGTGGTTTTATCTCTACTTCAATCTCAAATTCTTCAAGACTCAGAATGCTTGATCTCTCATCCAACAGTTTCACAGGTCCAATTCCTGAATCACTTGGTAATTTAGAATACCTCGAGATTCTAAACTTGGAGGGGAATAATCTTTTCAGTGATTCAACATTGAGCTTCCTTACATCATTAACAAATTGTAGGAAACTAAGAGTACTCTTGGTTGTTGATAATCCGTTGGATGGTGTTTTGTCCGCATCTATAGGGAATTTCTCCAACTCTCTAAATTTGTTTAAAGGAGGTGGTTGTAAACTTAAGGGTGTCATTCCTCGAGAAATTGGTAATCTTACTGGAGTGATACATATGAGTTTGTTTAACAATGAGTTTACTGGTCATATTCCAAATACTCTCCAAGGCATGTTGAACCTTCAGGAATTTTACCTACAAAGAAACAAGATAGAAGGAACCATACCAGATGTTATATGCAGTTTAAAGAATCTCGGTGCAATAGACTTGTCAGGAAATCAGTTTTCAGGTTCCGTGCCACCATGCTTAGGAGAAGTTACTAGTTTGAGGTATCTTAATCTAGATAACAACATGCTGAATTCAAGCTTACCTGCAAGCTTGGGGAGCCTTCAAGATCTCCTAGTATTCAACGTTTCATCCAATTTATTAAGTGGGAAAATTCCACTTGAAATTGGAAATTTAAAGGCTGCAGCAGTGATTGATTTGTCAAAAAATGAATTTTCTGGTAAGATTCCTACCACTCTAGGGGGTCTAGACAAATTGATTAATCTTTCTCTGGCACATAATAGATTAGACGGGCCTATTCCAAATTCGTTTGGCAAAATGTTGGCATTGGAATTCTTGGATCTTTGCTATAACAATCTTAGTGGTGAAATTCCAAAATCTTTAGAAGCTCTTGTGTATCTCAAATACCTAAACTTCTCATTCAATAAACTTAGTGGAGAGATTCCCACCGGTGGTTATTTTGCAAATACTACAGGTCAATCTTTCTTGTCCAATGATGCACTTTGTGGTGACTCCCGGTTTAACGTGAAACCATGTGCCATCCAATCTTCCAAGAGGAAAAAGACATTCTTttttttgtacatcattttgatagTGGGTCTGCCATTTCTCGTATTAGCCCTCGCGTATGTATTTTTACGTTTGCTAAGGACAAAGAAGAATATAGGTCAAGCAGATGTGTCTTTGGTAAAAGGACATGAAAGAGTTTCCTATTATGAACTTGAACATGCAACAGAAGGATTCAACGAAAGCAACTTGCTTGGTAATGGGAGTTTCAGCATGGTCTACAAGGGGATATTTAAAGATGGTACCCTTTTCGCAGCAAAGGTCTTCAATATCCAATGGGAGGGTGCATTCAAAAGTTTTGACACAGAATGTGAGATACTACGGAGCCTTCGCCACAGAAATCTGATCAAAGTCATAACGagttgttccaaccttgatttcAAAGCCCTGGTGTTGGAATACATGCCCAATGGGACACTTGATAACTGGTTATACTCTCACAACTTGTTCTTGGACTTATTGCAGAGATTAGATATAATGATAGATGTTGCATCTGCAATGGACTATCTCCACAATGGCTATTCAGCACCTGTTGTGCATTGTGACTTGAAGCCAACCAATGTCTTGCTAGATCAAGAAATGGTTGGTCATGTTAGTGATTTTGGCATTGCAAAATTGTTAGGTGCAGGGGAGGCTTTTGTTCAAACAAGGACAGTTGCAACCATTGGATATATTGCTCCAG AGTATGGTCAAGATGGAATAGTATCCACAAGCAGTGATGTTTACAGTTTTGGCATCTTGATAATGGAGACGTTTacaaggatgagaccaagtgatgAGATATTTACTGGAGAATTGAGCATACAACGTTGGGTTAGTGATTCCTTCCCAAGTGGAATTCATAAGGTGTTGGATTCTATTTTGGTATCGCCAAGGGATGATCAAATCGAAGTAAAGATGCAATGTATGTTATCTATCATGGAATTAGCTTTGAGCTGCACTTTAGTGAGACCTGATGCAAGAATTAGCATGGAAGATGCTCTTTCAAAACTTAAAAAGATTAGGCTCCATATTGTCAGTAGTCGCTACTAG